The Armatimonadota bacterium DNA window CCTATAAGAAGGCTGCAGGCCCATAGCGGCAGCCACGGGCTCAGCGAAGTCCGCCCACGAAAGTGACGAGAGCTCCGCCAGATGGTGGAAGACCCCAAAGGCGCGCAGAGCGCCGTCCTCGGCGGTCACCACGTGTGCAAGGTAGTCGGCGATGTTCCGAACGTACGTTGCGTTCGACTTGCCCCGGCCCACCGGCTCCTCCATCAGCAGCAACCTGGCCACCTCGGACATCCAGTAGGAACCGGGCCCGATCACGTTCCCCAGGCGCAGGATCACCCTGGCATAGGGAGAATGTCGGGTCTTGAGCAACAGCAGAACCTCGGCCAGCACCTTGGTTTCGATGTAGCCGTCTCCCGTTGCCCACCAAACAGGGACGGGGCGGGGAATGCGGGCAAAGGCGTAACCAAACACGGACTGGGTGCTGAGGTGAATCAGGATCTTCGGAGATAGCTTACGCGCCGTTTCGACTATCTGCCCGATCACCCGCCGGGTCGCTCCGTGGACCTTTGCCGCGCTCAGGTCGCTGGGATACGCGAAGTTTACGATGGCATCGACGGATCCAATTGAACCGGCTTCCGCCAGACTTATCATCGACCGGACGTCGCCGTTTCGGGGGGAAAGGATCCGCTGCCGCACGCTGTTGTGGCTGGCGGTGTACACGTTCCAGCCGCGCCGTAAACATTCGTCGATGAAGAAGGAAGCAACATAGCTTGTCCCGCCAACAAGCAGAACCCGCATTCTACGCCTCAGCAGCCAATGTCTGCACAAGCCATGTGAGAAAGCCGAAGTGCCTGAGGTGCAACGGTGAGTCCTGCTGTCCCAACGCCCAGGTGCGCCACGCCTCCAGGTGCTCCTCCACAAAACAGCCCTGAGAGGTGGCCGCATGGACGGAACGGAGGTCCCCCGCCTGCCTCTGTGAACCGCCGTTGGCCCTGAGGAGAACGGTCCGGGAGTGCCAGGCGGACACCAGAAGCTCACCCTGGTCACCCCGCACGCGGACCACGTTGGCCAGCGGCTCACGCCGGCTCAGCCGGATCGCAAGCGGAATCTCCCCCGAAGGCATGCCCAGGGCCAGATCTGCGTCAAACTCATGCGAGGGCTCCTGAGAGGGCCATCTTTCCAGCCGCAACACTTCCGTCGCTACCGTGCCGGGGGCAAGGTCATCCAGCCCGCAGATAAAGAGAGCCATGTCCAGGACATGGGAACCCAGGTCATAGAGGACCCCGCCGGCGCGTGAGCTCACGGGAAAATCGGAACGCGTGCTCCAGCTCCACCGCAACCCCTCGTACGCCTCGATCCGCCGGATAGTCCCGATTCTCCCGTCCGTAACCAGCGCTCTTGCCGCCACCACGGAGGGGAAGAGTCGGCGGACGTGCCCTACCAGGACGCATCGACGTGTCTCGCGGGTCACCTGCTGCAGGAGGGAATATTGCTCCGTGCTCACCACGGCGGGCTTTTCCACAAGCACGTGGGATCCGGCTTCCAGGTAGTGCTGCGCCCATGCACTGTGATGCTCTGGTGGCGTGGCCACAAGGACTACCGCTGCCCCCGTGCCGTCAAAGGCCGTCGGAGCCGACACGCAGAACGGTCGTGCTCCCCGGAATTGCGAGGCCAGGAAGGCAGCGGCCTTCGCGTCGGGATCGAGGCAATACCTCACCCGGAGAAGCCCCTGCCGCTCCAGCCAGGCCAGAGCGGGCAGATGGAAGCGCCTGGTCACAGCACCGCAGCCCACAATGTCCATGGTGGCTGTTCTGCGCACCTGTGCTCCCAGCGTCCCCTGCAGCATCATCCTGGTTTCGCCAGTGGCCGAATGTTGATGTCGGTGACTTCGGCGGTTCGCGGCAGGCAGAGGGCGCTCAACACCATGGCAGCCACATCCTCAGGCTGCACCAGGCGGTCCGGTCGGTAGGGCCGCCCCTCCATCCCGTGGATAGCCGCCTGCAGCGGTGTCGCTGTGCGTCCCAGGAAGACGCTGAGCACACGGATCCCGTCGGCGTTGACCTCATCCCGCAGGCTGTCGGCCAGCGCTTTCAGCGCGTGCTTTGTGGATGCATACTGGCTGACATGCTGCCGTGCGTTCAGGCCGGCACTGGAGTTGATGAATACCACCTGTCCCCGCCGTCGCCTGAGCATGGGCAGCAGGTGCCGCGTCACCTGGTACGCGGCCCGGACATTGATCCGGTACTGCCGGTCCAGGTCCTCCACGGGCGCCTCCTCCACCGGGCCCCGGGCATAGGTCCCTGCGCTGTGCACTAGCACGTCGATCCCCGGGAAGGACTGCAGGTGCTCGACCAGCGCGGCGATCTCCCCGTCGTCAGCCAGGTCGGTGGGGAAGGACTTCGCGTCCCCTCCTGCGTCCCGTGCGGCCTGCGCAACCACCTCCAGTTCAGCCTCGCGCCGCGCCACGAGGGCTACGGTCGCCCCTTCCCGGGCCAGGGCCAGGGCGATGGCCCGCCCCACGCCGCTACTGGCCCCGGTCACGACGGCGATTTGCCCGGAGAGCTGCGCCATGCCAGCCTCTCCTCGGCCAAGGCGGGCTGCGGGGCCTCCGCCAGCAGGCCGTGCGAAGCCAGCGCCCCCGCCGCCTCTCGGATCAGCCCAAACGGCAGTCCGCTCCTCTCTGCCACACCCAGCAGCGAGTGGGCGCCGTCCGAGAGGTTCAACACCCACAGGAGCGCCATCTCCCAGGTGCGCCCGGACGTTGCGCCGCCGATCGATCCATAGAGCCCGCGTCTGCCGAGCTGCGGTTCGCCCTTGGGGTGAAGGTTGAGGTAGCGGCGGTTACCCTCGAGCACCTCGCACACCGCCAGAAACACCGAGAGCGACTCTGCCAGCGCCCGCGGGCGGACCAGGCTCAGGTTGTCGGCGGAGGTGTGGTATTCGGGGAAGCGGCCGTGTGGTGTCCGGGAGAGGACCCCCACCGGAAGGTTGAAGCCCGGGGAGCAATACTGCCGCTCGTCATACCCGTAGGGAGAGAAATCCACGATCTGGGACGGGATGTCTGCCTGCCGCAGCACATGCTGGACCGCACGGTCGATCTCCGCGTCGCCCCGGCGGCTCCTCTTGTAGGTAAATCCACCGGGGTCTCCCAGGCAGGCCGCCACCAGGCCGTGGCGGATGCGGGAGAGGCCTGATTCGTTGAGCGCCAGCCAGGTAATGGAGCCGATCGTGCCGGGGATGAAGAGAAACCTGTAGGAGTAGCGCCGCGGAAGGTCGGAGAGCAGCTTCGCCAGGTAGGTGGCCACGGCAATGCCTGAGAGGTTGTCGTTGCACAGCGACGGATGGCAGACGTGAGTGGAGATGAGCACCTCATCCCGCTCATCCCCCTCCAGAAAGACCTCGCCGAAAGTGAGGAAGCCGTCTTCCAGCGTGGCGTCGATACAGACCTCATATTCATCCTCGGGTAAGGCCAGGAGGCTGTTGTGGCTCAGGCAGAAACCCCAGGTCTCCCTGTAGTACGAGGTACGGTACGGAATCCACTCGGGCTGCTCCGGCAGGGTGAACAGGTGTTCCTTCAGCTCCCGCAGGGACATCCGTTGCTGCACCGGTACGCTGTAGCTCACCACGTGCAGGTTTGACCTGTGGAAGTCGATCACCCGCTCGCCGCGGGAGTTCTTCACGTAGGCGTCACGGATATTCCACTCGCGGGGAACGGTCCAGTCGAGCACTCGTGTGCCGCTGGGCACCTCGTGGACCTGGAGGGGGACAAGCGCCGCCAGGCGCGCCAGCGTCTGACGGACGCCGTTCCCGGTGATGCTGCGGCAGATGGGGTACAGCTCCTCGATGAGGGCGTAGAGGCCGGCCCCCAGCTGGTCCAGGTCCAGTCCGGCACGCAGGTCGGCAATACCTCTCATGGTCTGGTGGAAACTTCGGGCACGAGGTCGGGATAGGATCGGTCGCGCTCTGAGATGACGCGCTCGGCGACCGGCGGCCACTCAATCCCGACGGCCGGGTCGTTCCAGCGGATGCCCCGCGCGTACTCCGGCCTGTAGGCCTGCGACATCAGGTAGAATACCTCGGAGTCATCCTCCAGCGTCTGAAAACCATGGGCGCACCCTTCGGGCACATAGACCATTCGCCGGTTTTCCCCCGTGAGCACCACAGCCTCCCAGCGCAGGTACGCCGGGGAGCGGGGACGGATGTCCACAAGAACGTCGAAGATGGCCCCACGTATACAGCGGACGCTCTTAGCCTCGGCAAAGGGGCTGGCCTGGTAGTGCAGGCCGCGCAGCGTCCCTTTCTTGCGATTGAAGGAGATATTGCACTGGACGACCGTCGGGTTGAGTCCGTGCGCCTCGAATTCTTCCCGGCACCAGCTCCGCGCGAAGAACCCCCGTCCGTCCTCTCTGCGCTCCAGGTCGATGACGTAGGCGCCGGGTATGCGCAACGGTGTGAAGATCACGGGATTACCTGGACCTCCGGAATAGGCACGATAAAAGCGCCTCCCCAGGCTCTCACGTAGGCCAACTGCCGTACGATCTCGTGCTTCAGGTTCCAGGGCAGGATCAGCAGGTAGTCCGGCCGCGTCTCGCTGATGCGCTGAGGGGCATAGATGGGAATGTGCGAGCCGGGAAGATACCGTCCCTGCTTGTGAGGGCTGCGGTCAACGGTGTAGTCAATGAAGTCGGTGCGGATCCCGCAGTAGTTCAACAGGGTGTTGCCCTTGGCCGGTGCACCGTAAGCGGCAATGGTCCGCCCATGGTCTTTGACCTGGATGAGAAACTCCAGCAGGCGGCGCTTCGTGGCCTTCACCTGTTCACCGAAGGCGCGGTAGCGCTCCAGACGCCGCACACCCCACTGCTCCTCCTCTTGCAGCAGGCTGACCACGCGAGCCTCGATGGGTTTGCTCTGGTCAGCAGTATGCCGGACATAGACCCGCAGAGAGCCGCCGTGGGTGGGAATCTGCTCCACGTCAAACACCTCAAGGCCGTGGGCAGCGAACACATCCCTCGCCGCGCTGAAGGAGAAGTAGGAGAAGTGCTCGTGGTAGATGGTGTCAAACTGGTTCCCCTCCATCAGACGAACGAGATGTGGGAATTCCATAGTCAGGACGCCCAGGGGCTTCAGCGCCACCTTCAGGCCTGCCACGAAGTCGTTCAGGTCGGGCACATGAGCCAGTACGTTATTGCCGATGAGGAGGTCGGCCTGTATGCCTTCGCCCGCCAGCGCGGCGGCCGCCTCTCGGCCAAAGAACCGCACCAGAGTGGGAATGCCCCGCTGCTCCGCCGCGGCGGCTACATTGGCCGCCGGCTCGATGCCCAGCACAGAGATACCCTTCTCCCGAAAGTACTGCAGAAGGTACCCGTCGTTGCTGGCCACCTCGATGATCCGGGAGGTGGCATCCAGACCAAATCGGGAGACGACGGCTTCCACGTAGGCGCGGCAGTGTTCCAGCCAGGTATCGGAGTACGAGGAGAAGTAGGCGTAGTTCGAAAAAAGCGTCTCCGGGGTGACGTAATCCTCCAGTTGCACCAGAAAGCAGCGGTCGCACACCAGGAGTCGCAGCGGGTAGAAGGGTTCCATCCGGTCGAGGTCAGCCGGGGCCAGATAGGCATTGGCCAGGGGCTGGCAACCCAGATCTACGACCAGATGGCTGAGAGGCGCCAGGCAGAAACGGCACCGCTGCCGCTGTGCCGCCACCCCGGAAGTCAGCCGCTCAGTCGCTGGCTCGACGCCAGAAGAAGCCCGCATCGATTTGTCCGCTCTCCACCAGGTACTTCAGTTGCTTCACCCGTGTGAACGCCCGGAAGTCGAAGGTTTCCGCACTGAGCTGAATGCGCTCAAAGAGCTCCACCAGTTCCCTGGCCCCATCCCAGGCCGTGCGCCGGGGCCTGAAGGCGGGGAGCAGGACCCGAATCTTGTCGAAGGAGACACGGTAGCTGCGCGTGTCCCCATCCCGCGCCCCCAGGGTAACGCGGCATCCCGGCAGGACAGAGGCGACAATGTCGGCGATGTCGCGGATGCGGTAGTTCTCCCCGGTCTGCCCCACGTTGAAGACCTGACCGTGCACCACCTCTCGCGGCGCC harbors:
- a CDS encoding NAD(P)-dependent oxidoreductase translates to MRVLLVGGTSYVASFFIDECLRRGWNVYTASHNSVRQRILSPRNGDVRSMISLAEAGSIGSVDAIVNFAYPSDLSAAKVHGATRRVIGQIVETARKLSPKILIHLSTQSVFGYAFARIPRPVPVWWATGDGYIETKVLAEVLLLLKTRHSPYARVILRLGNVIGPGSYWMSEVARLLLMEEPVGRGKSNATYVRNIADYLAHVVTAEDGALRAFGVFHHLAELSSLSWADFAEPVAAAMGLQPSYRSVALRPERVSSRGMLTSAFRHLCMFLPDAWQDRVESSYAAVRRRFSRPDTGREELGLHPTLHQTVEFRSHTLPGWSPKFDLQAALKEIVAWVRRAGYVSVA
- a CDS encoding Gfo/Idh/MocA family oxidoreductase, whose translation is MMLQGTLGAQVRRTATMDIVGCGAVTRRFHLPALAWLERQGLLRVRYCLDPDAKAAAFLASQFRGARPFCVSAPTAFDGTGAAVVLVATPPEHHSAWAQHYLEAGSHVLVEKPAVVSTEQYSLLQQVTRETRRCVLVGHVRRLFPSVVAARALVTDGRIGTIRRIEAYEGLRWSWSTRSDFPVSSRAGGVLYDLGSHVLDMALFICGLDDLAPGTVATEVLRLERWPSQEPSHEFDADLALGMPSGEIPLAIRLSRREPLANVVRVRGDQGELLVSAWHSRTVLLRANGGSQRQAGDLRSVHAATSQGCFVEEHLEAWRTWALGQQDSPLHLRHFGFLTWLVQTLAAEA
- a CDS encoding SDR family oxidoreductase, producing MAQLSGQIAVVTGASSGVGRAIALALAREGATVALVARREAELEVVAQAARDAGGDAKSFPTDLADDGEIAALVEHLQSFPGIDVLVHSAGTYARGPVEEAPVEDLDRQYRINVRAAYQVTRHLLPMLRRRRGQVVFINSSAGLNARQHVSQYASTKHALKALADSLRDEVNADGIRVLSVFLGRTATPLQAAIHGMEGRPYRPDRLVQPEDVAAMVLSALCLPRTAEVTDINIRPLAKPG
- a CDS encoding DUF4910 domain-containing protein, with the translated sequence MRGIADLRAGLDLDQLGAGLYALIEELYPICRSITGNGVRQTLARLAALVPLQVHEVPSGTRVLDWTVPREWNIRDAYVKNSRGERVIDFHRSNLHVVSYSVPVQQRMSLRELKEHLFTLPEQPEWIPYRTSYYRETWGFCLSHNSLLALPEDEYEVCIDATLEDGFLTFGEVFLEGDERDEVLISTHVCHPSLCNDNLSGIAVATYLAKLLSDLPRRYSYRFLFIPGTIGSITWLALNESGLSRIRHGLVAACLGDPGGFTYKRSRRGDAEIDRAVQHVLRQADIPSQIVDFSPYGYDERQYCSPGFNLPVGVLSRTPHGRFPEYHTSADNLSLVRPRALAESLSVFLAVCEVLEGNRRYLNLHPKGEPQLGRRGLYGSIGGATSGRTWEMALLWVLNLSDGAHSLLGVAERSGLPFGLIREAAGALASHGLLAEAPQPALAEERLAWRSSPGKSPS
- the rfbC gene encoding dTDP-4-dehydrorhamnose 3,5-epimerase, which gives rise to MIFTPLRIPGAYVIDLERREDGRGFFARSWCREEFEAHGLNPTVVQCNISFNRKKGTLRGLHYQASPFAEAKSVRCIRGAIFDVLVDIRPRSPAYLRWEAVVLTGENRRMVYVPEGCAHGFQTLEDDSEVFYLMSQAYRPEYARGIRWNDPAVGIEWPPVAERVISERDRSYPDLVPEVSTRP
- a CDS encoding class I SAM-dependent methyltransferase, whose amino-acid sequence is MRASSGVEPATERLTSGVAAQRQRCRFCLAPLSHLVVDLGCQPLANAYLAPADLDRMEPFYPLRLLVCDRCFLVQLEDYVTPETLFSNYAYFSSYSDTWLEHCRAYVEAVVSRFGLDATSRIIEVASNDGYLLQYFREKGISVLGIEPAANVAAAAEQRGIPTLVRFFGREAAAALAGEGIQADLLIGNNVLAHVPDLNDFVAGLKVALKPLGVLTMEFPHLVRLMEGNQFDTIYHEHFSYFSFSAARDVFAAHGLEVFDVEQIPTHGGSLRVYVRHTADQSKPIEARVVSLLQEEEQWGVRRLERYRAFGEQVKATKRRLLEFLIQVKDHGRTIAAYGAPAKGNTLLNYCGIRTDFIDYTVDRSPHKQGRYLPGSHIPIYAPQRISETRPDYLLILPWNLKHEIVRQLAYVRAWGGAFIVPIPEVQVIP